A stretch of the Rhizomicrobium sp. genome encodes the following:
- a CDS encoding metalloregulator ArsR/SmtB family transcription factor — protein MVQYSRARFDASFAALSDATRRGVLERLGRADASISDLAETFHMTLTGMKKHVGILEQAGLVATRKVGRVRTCTLGLRRLEEEAAWIEGYRRLWDARFDALDEVVEELKRKEKVDGRKKRE, from the coding sequence ATGGTTCAGTATAGCCGGGCCCGCTTCGATGCCTCGTTCGCCGCGCTCTCGGACGCCACCCGGCGCGGCGTTCTGGAGCGGCTCGGGCGTGCCGACGCTTCGATCTCGGATCTTGCCGAGACGTTCCACATGACCCTCACGGGGATGAAGAAGCATGTCGGCATCTTGGAGCAGGCGGGGCTCGTCGCCACGCGGAAGGTCGGTCGCGTGCGGACCTGCACGCTCGGCCTGCGCCGGCTGGAGGAAGAAGCGGCATGGATCGAGGGGTACCGCCGGCTCTGGGACGCACGCTTCGACGCGCTGGACGAGGTTGTCGAGGAACTGAAACGGAAGGAGAAGGTCGATGGACGCAAAAAGAGAGAATGA
- a CDS encoding SRPBCC family protein yields MKNRTTVERTSGRELVVTRTFNAPARIVFEAWTKPELLKRWWAPKSIGISFISCEADVRTGGTYRFVFGHPASEQPVAFFGKYIEVTPPSRLVWTNDEGGEGGPVTTVTFEERGAETLVVMHDRYPSKEALDEAIASESVGEFGEAFEQLDELLVTLGASVGRS; encoded by the coding sequence ATGAAGAACCGCACGACGGTGGAACGGACGTCCGGGCGTGAGCTGGTCGTTACGCGAACCTTCAACGCCCCGGCGCGGATCGTGTTCGAGGCGTGGACCAAGCCCGAGCTGCTCAAGCGGTGGTGGGCGCCGAAGTCGATTGGGATATCCTTCATTTCCTGCGAGGCCGATGTTCGTACGGGGGGCACCTACCGTTTCGTGTTCGGCCATCCTGCCTCGGAGCAGCCCGTGGCGTTCTTCGGCAAGTATATCGAAGTGACGCCGCCCTCCCGCCTCGTATGGACGAATGACGAAGGTGGCGAGGGTGGACCCGTCACCACGGTGACCTTTGAAGAACGCGGTGCCGAGACCCTGGTGGTCATGCACGACCGCTATCCCTCGAAGGAAGCTCTCGACGAGGCCATCGCCTCCGAGAGTGTGGGTGAGTTTGGCGAGGCGTTCGAGCAACTGGACGAGCTTCTCGTCACCTTGGGCGCGAGCGTGGGGCGGTCATGA
- a CDS encoding transferrin receptor-like dimerization domain-containing protein yields MAAIAVLSLTTAFGGAVQAPAGTLLGFSPAGSDGQRALERIFDAGLSAEEQRRWMKALASKANSVGTPHDRANAEWMLAQFKSWGWEAHIETFYALDPTPVAEKLELLGKHPFTAALHEPPLPGDASSAQTADVLPPYLVYQGDGDVTAEVVYANYGMPEDYEALQRAGIDVKGKIVITRYGNGWRGLKPQLAQEHGAVGCLIYSDPADDGYGTDDPYPKGSGRPRQGVQRGSVQKVMVYPGDPLTPGVGATKDAKRLTRENAPTILKIPALPISYGDAEPLLAAIEGPVAPRGFRGQLPLTYHLGPSKAKVHLLVRSDWSLKPIYDVIATIRGSEAPDQWVIRGNHHDAWVFGAWDPLAGTVALLGEAKSIGGLLKTGWRPKRTIVYASWDGEEPGMIGSTEWAEERALELSRKAVIYVNSDDNARGILGAGASHELQRLVNEASADVRDPETGASVQARLRAYIQVQGLTDPDLAMVAKMIAGGGDIPVYPIGSGSDYSVFLQHLGVPSINLGYGYAGEDGDAGIFHSLYDTFEHFSRFSDPTFGYEVALSQTAGRLVLREADAAVLPLQFRAFAGMIAAYVDELKALQGSLKSKAEAQDKLISAHAFTLAADPIKKTYRPPEPEAAPPALDFTSLDTAVTRLEASAMAYDSALAASGGALSPDRAAKLNGILQNIDQSLLDSDGLPGRPWFQNLAYAPGLLSGYGVKTLPGVREAIEGRRWTEAQTYIARTAKALEEYAARVDAAAAVLAKN; encoded by the coding sequence ATGGCAGCCATTGCCGTTCTCTCTCTGACCACGGCCTTCGGCGGAGCGGTACAAGCGCCGGCGGGGACCCTGCTGGGCTTTTCTCCCGCCGGATCGGACGGTCAGCGGGCGCTGGAGCGCATCTTCGACGCGGGCTTGAGCGCCGAGGAACAGCGCCGGTGGATGAAAGCCTTGGCATCCAAGGCCAACAGCGTCGGCACGCCGCATGACCGCGCCAACGCCGAATGGATGCTGGCGCAGTTCAAGTCGTGGGGCTGGGAGGCCCATATCGAAACCTTTTATGCCCTGGACCCGACACCGGTGGCGGAGAAGCTCGAGCTTCTGGGCAAGCATCCGTTCACTGCCGCTTTGCACGAGCCGCCGCTGCCCGGCGACGCCTCTTCGGCGCAAACCGCCGACGTGCTGCCGCCCTACCTGGTGTACCAGGGCGATGGAGATGTGACCGCCGAGGTGGTCTACGCCAACTATGGAATGCCGGAGGACTACGAGGCGCTGCAGCGCGCCGGGATCGACGTCAAAGGCAAGATCGTCATCACCCGATACGGCAATGGGTGGCGCGGCCTCAAGCCTCAGCTGGCTCAGGAACACGGCGCCGTCGGCTGTTTGATCTACTCGGATCCCGCGGACGACGGTTACGGAACGGACGACCCGTATCCCAAAGGCTCGGGGCGGCCCCGGCAAGGCGTTCAGCGGGGATCGGTCCAGAAGGTCATGGTGTATCCGGGCGATCCTCTGACGCCAGGCGTTGGCGCCACGAAGGACGCCAAGCGGTTGACGCGGGAAAACGCGCCGACGATTTTGAAGATACCGGCTCTTCCCATCTCCTACGGCGACGCGGAGCCGCTTTTGGCGGCGATCGAGGGGCCCGTGGCGCCCCGCGGGTTCCGAGGACAGCTGCCGCTCACATATCATCTGGGGCCTTCCAAGGCGAAGGTCCATCTCCTGGTCCGGTCGGATTGGAGCCTGAAGCCCATCTACGATGTGATCGCCACCATCCGGGGCTCCGAAGCGCCCGACCAATGGGTGATCCGCGGCAATCACCACGATGCCTGGGTGTTCGGGGCTTGGGATCCCCTGGCCGGCACCGTCGCGCTCCTGGGAGAGGCCAAGTCGATCGGCGGGCTATTGAAGACCGGATGGCGCCCGAAACGCACGATCGTCTACGCCAGCTGGGATGGAGAGGAGCCCGGCATGATCGGTTCCACCGAGTGGGCCGAAGAGCGCGCCCTGGAGCTGTCACGCAAGGCCGTCATCTACGTCAATTCGGACGACAATGCGCGCGGCATACTCGGAGCGGGCGCCAGCCATGAACTTCAACGGCTCGTGAACGAAGCGTCCGCCGACGTTCGCGATCCCGAAACCGGAGCGTCCGTCCAGGCACGCTTGCGGGCTTACATTCAGGTGCAGGGGCTTACCGACCCAGACCTGGCAATGGTGGCGAAAATGATCGCCGGCGGCGGCGACATCCCGGTCTATCCGATCGGCTCGGGATCCGACTATTCCGTCTTCCTGCAACATCTGGGCGTGCCTTCCATCAATCTCGGTTATGGCTATGCCGGCGAGGATGGGGACGCGGGGATTTTTCACTCGCTCTACGACACCTTCGAGCATTTCTCCCGCTTCAGCGATCCGACCTTTGGATACGAGGTCGCGCTTTCCCAGACGGCGGGCCGGCTCGTGCTTCGGGAGGCCGACGCCGCGGTTCTCCCGCTGCAGTTCCGCGCCTTTGCCGGAATGATCGCGGCCTATGTGGATGAGCTGAAGGCGCTTCAAGGCAGTCTGAAGAGCAAGGCGGAGGCGCAGGACAAGCTGATCTCGGCGCACGCCTTCACCCTTGCCGCCGACCCGATCAAGAAGACGTATCGGCCGCCGGAACCCGAAGCCGCGCCGCCGGCGCTGGACTTCACTTCGCTCGACACCGCGGTGACCCGGCTGGAGGCCAGCGCCATGGCTTATGACTCGGCTCTGGCGGCGAGCGGCGGCGCCCTTTCACCGGACCGGGCGGCCAAGCTCAACGGCATCCTGCAGAACATCGACCAGAGCCTCCTTGACTCCGACGGTCTGCCGGGGCGGCCCTGGTTCCAAAACCTCGCTTACGCCCCGGGACTTCTCAGCGGATACGGCGTCAAGACGCTGCCCGGCGTGCGCGAAGCGATCGAGGGGCGCCGATGGACGGAAGCCCAGACCTACATCGCGCGCACGGCCAAGGCGCTGGAGGAGTATGCGGCGCGTGTGGATGCGGCCGCGGCCGTGCTCGCCAAGAACTGA